A genomic region of Trichothermofontia sichuanensis B231 contains the following coding sequences:
- a CDS encoding zinc-dependent alcohol dehydrogenase: protein MLAAVLYGQEDLRLETVPDPTPAAGEVVIRVTTSTTCGTDLKVWRRGGHAKMLKPPVPFGHEAAGEIVAIGTEVTGWRVGDRVVANNSAPCMQCFYCQRQEFSLCTDLQFNNGTFAEYLKIPAAIVRHNLLPIPPELPDALASLTEPVACVLHGVARSNTRSGDQVVILGDGAIGLMFVAVLAQRGAIVSLVGGSDQRLAIGQTLGAVRTVNYHQQPELTAWVQSFTEGRGADIVVEATGVPTAWEQAIACARPGATVNLFGGCPRHTHISVDTERLHYSELTLKGVFHNTPAYVRQALALLASRTIAFEHLLSETRPLTDLAAVFTAMQHRQVIKVAIQP from the coding sequence TTGCTAGCGGCAGTGCTCTATGGTCAAGAAGATTTACGGCTAGAAACCGTCCCGGACCCAACACCCGCAGCGGGGGAAGTGGTCATCCGGGTAACCACCAGCACCACCTGTGGTACGGATCTTAAAGTTTGGCGGCGGGGAGGCCATGCCAAAATGCTCAAACCGCCCGTTCCCTTTGGCCATGAAGCGGCGGGAGAAATTGTGGCGATCGGGACGGAGGTTACTGGGTGGCGGGTTGGCGATCGCGTGGTGGCGAATAACTCGGCCCCCTGTATGCAGTGCTTTTATTGTCAGCGGCAGGAATTCTCGCTCTGTACGGATTTGCAGTTTAATAATGGCACCTTTGCCGAATATCTCAAAATCCCGGCGGCGATTGTCCGGCATAATCTGTTGCCGATTCCACCGGAACTGCCCGATGCGCTGGCTTCCCTCACCGAACCCGTGGCCTGTGTCCTGCATGGGGTAGCCCGTTCCAACACGCGATCGGGGGATCAGGTGGTGATCTTGGGGGATGGGGCAATCGGCCTGATGTTTGTAGCCGTTCTGGCACAACGGGGTGCGATCGTCTCCCTGGTGGGGGGCAGCGACCAGCGGTTGGCGATCGGACAAACCCTCGGAGCGGTGCGAACGGTCAATTATCACCAGCAGCCAGAGCTAACAGCCTGGGTCCAGAGCTTTACCGAGGGTCGGGGAGCGGATATCGTGGTGGAGGCAACCGGGGTGCCAACGGCCTGGGAGCAGGCGATCGCCTGTGCGCGTCCGGGGGCGACGGTGAACCTGTTTGGGGGCTGTCCCCGCCATACTCACATTAGCGTTGATACCGAACGCCTCCACTACAGTGAACTGACGTTGAAGGGCGTGTTTCACAATACCCCGGCCTATGTACGACAGGCCCTAGCTCTCCTCGCCAGCCGCACGATCGCCTTTGAACATCTCCTCAGCGAAACCCGCCCCCTAACGGATCTCGCTGCCGTCTTTACCGCCATGCAACACCGCCAGGTCATTAAAGTCGCGATTCAACCCTAG
- a CDS encoding CHASE2 domain-containing serine/threonine-protein kinase, with translation MNEPLWETHKHRLLLQAWQRCRSFLLRGATVIVPTSQSRDTLRQLGQNLRQPIVFTTVLTLGLVLGVRQLGWLEAAEVAVYDQMVRLRSPLPPDPRLLVVGITEADIQAHGWPIPDPVLAQLLGTLQAQQARLIGLDILRDQSQDADFLKQIQADNVIVITTLGDLTTTQVAPPPGVEPGQVGFNDLVVDKDNVVRRNFLFGWIEPDLTVYSLSFQLAKAYLLQAGIIPSEPDSRLRFQWGQANFQPLQSTSGGYRHVDAGGYQLLLNYRNYKQGARLVSLGEVLAGDVDPTWIKDKIVLIGTTAPSGKDLLPTPYSAADTGDFMVPGVMIHAQQTSQILSAVLGERPLFWFWPEWLEGVWIALWSVGGALLVYRIRHPLRLGGLFLLGIGVIGGVGMGSFWLGGWIPVATPAIAWVATGSSMMACVAYQLHQEQQRLTRLVQVRDDELLLMQTVLEEQTALVDRPVPLTLSDSTRPLLADRYQITQLLGSGGFGQTYLAEDTHRPGRPICVVKRLLLAQKNPRHMDIARRLFKAEASILEMLGKQKYIPQLLAYFEDEAENDFYLVEEFIKGQSLCDLLPPDKRQSEAWVIEWLKGMLEILIPIHACHVIHRDIKPSNVIIRDSDQHPVLIDFGAVKQLNPQVDNEDEALTVAIGTRGYAPPEQLLGSPNLSSDLYALGMICIQALTGIPPTRLPQRNEEGELPWHPLAKVTPEFAAILDKMVCYFFTDRYRSATEVLQALKQLE, from the coding sequence ATGAATGAACCGCTCTGGGAAACCCACAAGCATCGTTTGCTGCTGCAAGCTTGGCAGCGATGCCGATCGTTCCTGTTGCGCGGGGCCACAGTGATCGTCCCGACCTCGCAATCGCGGGATACCCTGCGTCAACTCGGCCAGAATCTCCGGCAACCGATCGTCTTCACCACCGTACTCACGCTGGGGTTAGTCTTGGGAGTCCGCCAGCTAGGCTGGCTCGAAGCGGCGGAAGTGGCCGTTTACGACCAGATGGTGCGCCTGCGTTCACCGCTGCCCCCCGATCCCCGTCTCCTAGTGGTGGGGATTACTGAAGCCGATATCCAGGCCCACGGCTGGCCCATCCCTGACCCCGTTTTGGCCCAACTCCTGGGGACTTTGCAGGCTCAACAGGCCCGCCTGATTGGTCTGGATATCCTGCGTGATCAATCCCAGGATGCCGACTTTCTTAAGCAGATCCAGGCCGATAATGTCATTGTCATTACCACCTTGGGGGATTTAACAACCACACAAGTCGCCCCGCCGCCTGGGGTTGAGCCAGGACAGGTTGGCTTTAATGACCTGGTGGTGGATAAGGATAATGTGGTACGGCGTAACTTTCTCTTTGGTTGGATTGAGCCGGATCTAACTGTCTATTCCCTATCCTTTCAGCTAGCCAAAGCGTACCTTCTCCAGGCAGGAATCATCCCCTCAGAGCCAGATAGCCGACTCCGTTTCCAGTGGGGCCAAGCCAACTTCCAGCCCCTCCAATCCACCTCCGGCGGCTATCGCCATGTGGATGCGGGTGGCTACCAACTCCTGTTGAATTATCGCAACTATAAACAGGGGGCACGCCTAGTGAGCCTGGGTGAGGTCTTGGCGGGGGACGTTGATCCCACTTGGATCAAGGATAAGATCGTCCTGATTGGGACAACGGCCCCTAGCGGTAAGGATTTACTCCCCACCCCCTATAGCGCGGCGGACACGGGTGACTTTATGGTTCCGGGCGTCATGATTCACGCCCAGCAAACCAGTCAAATCCTATCAGCCGTGTTGGGTGAGCGGCCTCTGTTCTGGTTCTGGCCGGAGTGGCTAGAGGGGGTCTGGATTGCCCTGTGGTCCGTGGGCGGCGCACTCCTGGTTTACCGCATTCGCCATCCGCTGCGCTTGGGGGGGCTATTCCTGCTAGGGATCGGGGTAATCGGGGGCGTCGGCATGGGCAGCTTTTGGCTCGGTGGCTGGATTCCCGTGGCCACGCCGGCGATCGCCTGGGTGGCAACTGGGAGCAGCATGATGGCCTGCGTGGCCTACCAACTCCACCAAGAGCAACAACGACTGACCCGACTGGTGCAGGTGCGTGACGACGAACTGTTGCTGATGCAAACGGTCTTAGAGGAACAGACAGCTCTCGTCGATCGCCCCGTTCCTCTCACCCTGAGTGACAGTACCCGGCCCCTATTGGCCGATCGCTACCAGATCACCCAACTCCTGGGTTCAGGGGGCTTTGGTCAAACCTACCTGGCGGAGGATACCCACCGTCCGGGCCGTCCTATCTGCGTTGTCAAACGCCTCCTCTTGGCCCAAAAGAACCCTCGCCACATGGACATTGCCCGCCGCCTATTTAAGGCGGAAGCCAGCATCCTGGAAATGCTGGGCAAGCAGAAATATATCCCCCAACTGCTGGCCTATTTTGAAGATGAGGCCGAGAATGATTTTTATTTAGTCGAAGAATTTATCAAAGGTCAATCGCTGTGTGATCTCTTACCCCCCGACAAACGGCAGTCCGAAGCTTGGGTCATCGAGTGGCTGAAGGGGATGCTAGAGATTCTCATTCCCATTCATGCTTGCCATGTGATCCACCGCGATATTAAGCCGAGCAATGTGATCATTCGGGATAGCGACCAGCATCCCGTTCTGATTGACTTTGGCGCCGTGAAACAACTGAATCCCCAGGTGGATAACGAAGACGAAGCGCTTACGGTGGCGATCGGGACACGGGGCTATGCGCCGCCGGAGCAGTTGTTGGGGTCGCCGAATCTCAGTAGTGATCTCTATGCCCTTGGCATGATCTGCATTCAGGCATTAACGGGCATTCCGCCCACGCGCCTCCCCCAACGCAATGAGGAGGGTGAACTCCCCTGGCACCCGTTAGCAAAAGTCACACCGGAGTTTGCGGCCATTCTGGACAAAATGGTTTGCTATTTCTTTACCGATCGCTATCGCTCAGCGACGGAAGTGCTACAGGCATTGAAGCAATTGGAGTAA
- a CDS encoding homocysteine biosynthesis protein encodes MRTLAEINQKIRQQQAVVWTVEELKARVADIGVTAAAKQVDVITTGSFEPAESSGAILNLGHTDPPIKIRQCWLDGVLAYSGFGAVDLYLGAGQPAQDLASNEAIDLEEGYTPSPRTRGGGHVIADLIAGKPIPLRALGQVTDCYPRASFETTITRETINQFYLFNPRNLYQNFIVGVNGGDRPLMTYLGPLQPNLGNAVYSNAGELAPLFNDPELQLIGIGTRIFLGGGIGYVAWEGTQHFPLQKRLPNDTPIGPAATLAVIGDAKQMDPTWVRGCYFKGYGPSLMLGIGVPLPVVNEGVVARCTVRDSELVAPIVDFAIPRRVRPTFGLVSYAQLKSGWITIEGKRVRTAPLTSIYFSRKIAEVLKQWIEAGTFLLTQPVAPLPRDRTFLPQDQWGAQSIL; translated from the coding sequence GTGCGCACGCTTGCTGAAATCAACCAGAAAATCCGTCAGCAGCAAGCGGTGGTATGGACCGTCGAGGAACTCAAGGCGCGGGTGGCTGACATTGGGGTGACCGCAGCGGCGAAGCAAGTGGATGTCATTACCACAGGCAGCTTTGAACCCGCTGAGTCGTCGGGCGCGATCCTCAACCTGGGGCATACGGACCCACCGATCAAGATTCGCCAGTGTTGGTTGGATGGGGTATTGGCCTATTCGGGCTTTGGGGCGGTGGATCTCTATCTCGGTGCGGGGCAGCCGGCCCAGGACCTAGCCAGCAATGAGGCGATCGACCTCGAAGAGGGCTATACCCCCTCGCCGCGCACCCGTGGGGGTGGCCATGTGATTGCGGATCTGATTGCGGGTAAACCGATCCCACTGCGAGCGCTCGGGCAGGTGACGGACTGTTATCCACGGGCGTCGTTTGAAACTACGATTACCCGTGAAACCATTAACCAGTTCTATCTGTTTAACCCGCGCAATCTCTACCAAAATTTTATTGTGGGCGTTAATGGGGGCGATCGCCCGTTGATGACCTATTTAGGACCCCTGCAACCGAACCTGGGAAATGCCGTCTATTCCAATGCGGGGGAATTAGCCCCTCTGTTCAATGATCCCGAACTCCAGTTGATTGGGATTGGCACTCGGATTTTTCTGGGAGGGGGGATTGGCTATGTGGCTTGGGAGGGGACCCAGCATTTCCCCTTGCAAAAACGGCTCCCGAATGATACGCCGATCGGGCCTGCGGCTACCCTGGCGGTGATCGGTGATGCGAAGCAAATGGACCCAACCTGGGTACGGGGCTGTTATTTCAAGGGCTATGGTCCCTCGTTGATGTTGGGGATTGGTGTTCCCTTGCCGGTGGTGAATGAGGGGGTGGTGGCTCGGTGTACGGTGCGGGATTCGGAGTTGGTAGCCCCGATCGTGGATTTTGCGATTCCCCGCCGGGTGCGGCCTACCTTTGGGCTAGTCAGCTATGCCCAGTTGAAATCGGGCTGGATCACGATCGAGGGTAAACGGGTACGCACAGCCCCGCTGACCAGTATTTATTTCTCTCGCAAAATTGCGGAAGTGCTCAAGCAATGGATTGAAGCTGGCACCTTCCTGCTCACGCAACCCGTCGCCCCACTGCCCCGCGATCGCACGTTTTTACCGCAAGATCAGTGGGGTGCTCAGAGCATTTTATAG
- the cysS gene encoding cysteine--tRNA ligase, which yields MTLTLYNSLTRQREPFVPLEPPRVTMYCCGVTVYDYCHLGHARSYVVWDTLRRYLIWRGYQVRYVQNFTDIDDKILNRAKAEGTTMQAIADRFTQAYFEDMDRLNILRADEYTYATHTLDGIKRLIHELEQKGFAYAAAGDVYYRVHRFASYGKLSGRKLADLKVGASGRVDDPDLQKKEDPFDFALWKAAKPDEPAWESPWGAGRPGWHIECSAMVRDHLGDTIDIHMGGADLVFPHHENEIAQSEAATGKPLARYWLHNGMVNVGGEKMSKSLGNFTTIRQLLDAGLEPMALRFFILQTQYRKPMDFTDAAIASAKNGWEHLKAGLLFGHELGPQLGWPVESTSIHLSADASPYRQQFQAAMDDDINTAGALAVLFELAKTLRREKNLWVHSGQLETASAVLAQTWSELTELAAVLGLAVQPEAKPSPAGLSDAEIVALVEQRQAARRARNFAESDRIRDLLKAQGITLIDQAGGETRWHRE from the coding sequence GTGACCCTAACGCTCTATAACAGCCTAACGCGCCAGCGAGAACCCTTTGTCCCCCTGGAACCGCCCCGCGTCACCATGTACTGCTGTGGTGTGACGGTGTACGACTATTGTCACCTTGGCCATGCCCGTTCCTATGTGGTCTGGGATACGCTGCGCCGCTACCTCATCTGGCGGGGATACCAGGTGCGCTATGTGCAAAACTTCACCGATATTGATGACAAGATCCTCAACCGGGCCAAGGCGGAAGGAACAACCATGCAAGCGATCGCTGATCGTTTTACCCAAGCCTACTTTGAGGATATGGATCGGCTCAATATCCTCCGGGCAGATGAGTATACCTACGCCACCCATACCCTCGATGGCATTAAGCGCCTGATCCATGAGTTGGAGCAAAAGGGGTTTGCCTATGCAGCAGCGGGGGATGTTTACTACCGGGTGCATCGATTTGCCAGTTATGGGAAGCTCTCCGGTCGCAAACTGGCCGATCTCAAGGTTGGCGCCAGTGGCCGGGTGGATGATCCGGATCTGCAAAAGAAGGAAGATCCCTTTGACTTTGCCCTGTGGAAGGCGGCAAAACCGGATGAGCCGGCGTGGGAGTCACCTTGGGGCGCGGGTCGTCCCGGTTGGCATATTGAGTGTTCAGCAATGGTGCGCGATCACCTGGGGGACACGATCGATATCCACATGGGCGGGGCGGATCTAGTCTTTCCCCACCACGAAAATGAGATTGCCCAATCCGAGGCGGCGACGGGTAAACCCTTAGCGCGGTACTGGCTGCACAACGGGATGGTGAATGTCGGGGGGGAAAAAATGTCTAAATCCCTGGGGAACTTCACCACGATTCGTCAGTTGCTCGATGCGGGTCTGGAGCCAATGGCCCTGCGGTTCTTTATCCTGCAAACCCAATACCGCAAACCGATGGATTTCACCGATGCGGCGATCGCGTCGGCCAAGAATGGCTGGGAACACCTGAAGGCGGGTCTCCTGTTTGGCCATGAGCTTGGCCCACAACTGGGTTGGCCGGTAGAATCAACCTCTATCCATCTGTCCGCTGATGCGTCCCCCTACCGTCAGCAGTTCCAAGCTGCCATGGACGACGATATCAATACGGCGGGTGCCCTGGCGGTGTTGTTTGAGCTAGCCAAAACCTTGCGGCGGGAGAAAAATCTCTGGGTGCATTCGGGTCAGTTAGAAACAGCATCAGCAGTGCTGGCGCAAACTTGGTCCGAATTGACGGAATTGGCAGCGGTCTTGGGGCTGGCGGTGCAACCGGAAGCAAAACCGTCACCGGCGGGTTTGAGTGATGCGGAAATCGTGGCGCTGGTCGAACAACGGCAAGCTGCGCGGCGGGCACGGAATTTTGCGGAAAGCGATCGCATTCGGGATTTACTCAAGGCCCAAGGGATTACCCTGATCGATCAGGCGGGCGGGGAAACCCGTTGGCACCGAGAGTAA
- a CDS encoding sigma factor G inhibitor Gin has translation MTAHAFDSHSVTCPVCHRVRAELSGQLLRGLFICHQCQERLVISQSGHFVRDPFRSSQRAMDQMLRRQSHPLMRMWRDAGLNRHPLWWVLMSGGLLLLIAMCFFWPSPNAVPAHFNLFNPTVPLLGSD, from the coding sequence ATGACTGCACATGCTTTTGATAGCCACTCCGTAACGTGTCCCGTTTGTCATCGCGTCCGGGCAGAGCTATCGGGCCAACTGCTGCGTGGCTTGTTTATTTGTCACCAGTGCCAGGAACGGCTGGTAATTAGCCAAAGTGGGCATTTTGTGCGCGATCCGTTTCGATCGTCTCAACGGGCAATGGATCAAATGCTGCGCCGCCAGAGTCATCCCCTGATGCGGATGTGGCGGGATGCAGGTTTGAACCGCCACCCGCTATGGTGGGTGCTGATGAGCGGTGGCTTGCTGCTGCTGATCGCGATGTGCTTCTTTTGGCCTAGCCCCAATGCCGTGCCAGCCCATTTCAATCTGTTTAACCCCACTGTACCGTTACTAGGGTCTGACTAG
- a CDS encoding serine/threonine-protein kinase — protein sequence MRATRLATAVTRIQHLLKGQHWENWGVAGVVLLAALATGFDLPWVQMLERQTQALFFELRGPVPTPANIVILTIDDNALRLASEYQRAGIDRPYLSLIQTWPWQRQTYALVIDRLLQAGARAVSLDLLLTTPSLYGPEDDRALAAVLARRGDQVVLAAQYAPQENQTGSIDRLLAPLPQFEALAKIGTINYPIDANGRIHQLGSQFVSEQLRRLPPAQAVAFQALARGIPTFAEATLQAAQLSYPTPAGSNLFFYGPASAFDQVAFLDVLDPDTWQKQFQSGAYFRDKIVLVGSTALAHQDFHATPFANSWLFPEKMPGIVINATAIATLLQGRAIADAIPPAPLRGLAVLIVTAGATWVLTRPRSLLGRWGLAVGLGSSWLVLGYVTLVRGNLILPIAIPAGTIFLGGLVELVVGAAQEQRRKRQLRDTLKHYATSPIVQEIISQQEDLQDLLQARQQALAGTFLSNRYKIVRVLGSGGFGETYVAEDTQRPGHPQCVVKQLKVVTDSPKVLELARRLFRTEADALERLGQHPQVPQLLAFFEEGQGFYIVQELIEGCSLASELLIERRFSPTQVVQMLADLLPVLAFIHSQGVIHRDLKPSNILRRQSDQRLVIIDFGIAKKVSTQIADLDPNTKFTIAVGTPGYMPSEQSAGRPQFNSDLYALGMIAIEALTGFSPRRLEQDPATGTILWHELVPQVSPALVALIDQMVYPDCTQRYASASEVLAAIATLPTELQPTPGDDWVNQTVQRRGPASLAAQRATGPVLPTGDRATRHDPEPIVWSAHTAFLAHPTPKIPNGDQAEAVPAPETPIPDEPSTILLPQPSPLPPPGQPFCPPAPPSEAAKPDADESSTRAAH from the coding sequence ATGCGAGCAACACGACTAGCAACGGCAGTCACGCGGATTCAACACCTGCTCAAGGGACAGCATTGGGAGAATTGGGGAGTTGCTGGGGTGGTTTTGCTCGCGGCTTTAGCGACCGGTTTCGATCTGCCTTGGGTGCAGATGCTGGAGCGACAGACCCAGGCCCTCTTTTTTGAGCTGCGGGGACCCGTCCCCACCCCAGCTAATATCGTCATCCTGACGATCGATGACAATGCCCTGAGACTGGCGAGTGAGTATCAACGGGCTGGGATCGATCGGCCCTACCTCTCCCTCATCCAAACCTGGCCCTGGCAACGGCAGACCTATGCCCTAGTGATCGATCGCCTTTTGCAAGCGGGAGCGCGAGCGGTTTCCCTTGATTTACTGTTGACCACCCCTAGCCTCTATGGTCCCGAGGATGATCGTGCGCTAGCGGCGGTTCTTGCACGGAGGGGGGATCAGGTTGTCCTGGCGGCCCAATATGCTCCCCAGGAAAATCAGACGGGCAGCATCGATCGCCTGTTGGCTCCCCTTCCCCAATTTGAAGCGCTGGCCAAGATTGGGACGATTAACTACCCAATTGACGCCAATGGTCGGATTCACCAGTTAGGTAGTCAATTCGTCAGCGAGCAATTACGGCGCTTACCACCAGCCCAAGCCGTTGCCTTTCAGGCGTTAGCCCGTGGCATCCCCACCTTTGCCGAGGCGACCCTGCAGGCGGCCCAACTCTCCTACCCAACACCGGCTGGCAGCAATCTGTTCTTCTACGGGCCAGCTTCCGCCTTTGATCAGGTCGCCTTCCTGGATGTCTTAGATCCCGACACCTGGCAAAAGCAATTCCAGTCGGGGGCCTACTTCCGGGACAAGATTGTGCTGGTGGGATCGACCGCCCTCGCCCATCAGGACTTTCACGCCACCCCCTTTGCCAATAGTTGGCTATTCCCAGAAAAAATGCCAGGGATTGTGATCAATGCCACGGCGATCGCCACCCTCTTGCAGGGCCGTGCGATCGCCGACGCCATCCCGCCGGCCCCCCTCCGGGGTTTAGCCGTTTTGATCGTGACCGCAGGGGCGACTTGGGTGCTGACCCGTCCGCGATCGCTCCTGGGGCGATGGGGCCTAGCGGTGGGGCTAGGCAGTAGCTGGTTGGTCCTGGGATATGTCACCTTGGTACGAGGAAATTTGATCCTGCCGATCGCAATCCCGGCAGGCACAATTTTCTTGGGGGGTTTGGTTGAGTTAGTGGTGGGTGCAGCGCAAGAACAACGCCGGAAACGGCAGCTACGAGATACCCTCAAGCATTACGCCACGTCACCCATCGTCCAGGAAATTATCAGTCAGCAGGAGGATCTCCAGGATCTCCTCCAAGCCCGACAACAGGCCCTCGCGGGTACCTTCTTAAGCAATCGTTACAAAATTGTACGGGTGTTAGGATCGGGGGGGTTTGGCGAAACCTATGTCGCAGAAGACACCCAGCGTCCCGGCCATCCCCAATGTGTGGTTAAGCAACTCAAGGTCGTCACCGATAGCCCCAAGGTCTTAGAACTCGCCCGCCGATTATTCCGAACGGAAGCCGACGCTCTCGAACGGTTGGGACAACATCCTCAGGTTCCCCAATTACTGGCATTTTTTGAGGAAGGCCAAGGGTTTTATATCGTGCAGGAGTTGATTGAGGGCTGTTCCCTGGCTAGTGAACTCTTGATCGAGCGGCGGTTTTCACCCACCCAGGTGGTGCAGATGTTGGCGGATCTCCTGCCCGTGTTGGCCTTTATCCATAGCCAGGGCGTGATTCACCGGGACCTGAAACCCTCTAATATTCTCCGTCGCCAATCCGATCAACGGCTAGTCATTATCGACTTTGGCATCGCGAAGAAGGTATCAACCCAGATTGCAGACCTAGACCCCAACACGAAATTTACGATCGCCGTGGGTACACCGGGGTATATGCCAAGTGAACAATCGGCGGGGCGACCCCAGTTCAACAGTGATCTCTACGCCCTGGGGATGATTGCGATCGAAGCCCTGACGGGCTTTTCCCCTCGTCGTTTGGAACAGGATCCAGCTACGGGGACGATTCTCTGGCATGAGCTGGTGCCCCAGGTGTCGCCAGCCCTCGTCGCACTGATTGATCAGATGGTCTACCCTGACTGCACTCAACGCTATGCATCCGCATCAGAGGTGCTGGCCGCGATCGCCACGCTGCCTACTGAACTCCAGCCAACGCCTGGAGACGACTGGGTTAACCAGACAGTCCAGCGGCGGGGGCCAGCTTCCCTGGCTGCCCAGCGAGCCACTGGCCCTGTGCTCCCGACTGGGGACCGAGCTACCCGACACGATCCGGAACCCATCGTTTGGTCAGCCCATACCGCCTTTCTAGCACACCCCACCCCGAAAATCCCCAACGGCGATCAGGCAGAGGCAGTGCCTGCTCCAGAAACCCCCATCCCAGACGAGCCAAGTACCATTCTCCTCCCCCAGCCGTCCCCCCTGCCCCCACCAGGCCAGCCCTTCTGCCCCCCTGCACCGCCGTCTGAGGCGGCAAAGCCGGATGCAGACGAGTCCTCAACGAGGGCTGCCCATTAG
- the lspA gene encoding signal peptidase II: protein MRVKNRLFWMAAIVSVVLDQLSKFIVVHTFDLHQTLPLWPGVFHLTYVTNTGAAFSLFKDAGHWLRWLSLGVSLLLMALATLGPVMQRWEQAGYGLILGGAIGNGIDRFLAGEVVDFLDFRLIQFPVFNLADVSINLGIFCLIIAGIAHSRSEPPRVRAASPYLDYAAPPPEQPQPSEHRPPEGHPD, encoded by the coding sequence ATGCGTGTTAAAAATCGTTTGTTTTGGATGGCCGCGATCGTCAGTGTTGTGCTCGATCAACTCAGTAAATTCATTGTTGTGCATACCTTTGATCTCCATCAAACGCTCCCCCTCTGGCCGGGAGTTTTTCACCTTACCTATGTGACCAATACGGGAGCAGCATTTAGTTTATTCAAAGATGCCGGCCACTGGTTACGCTGGCTGTCGTTGGGCGTCAGTCTGTTGTTAATGGCCCTCGCTACCTTAGGACCTGTCATGCAGCGTTGGGAACAGGCTGGCTATGGTTTGATTTTAGGGGGAGCGATCGGCAACGGGATCGATCGATTTTTAGCTGGAGAAGTCGTTGATTTTTTAGATTTTCGCCTAATCCAATTCCCCGTCTTTAATTTAGCCGATGTGTCCATTAATCTCGGCATTTTTTGCCTGATTATCGCTGGGATCGCCCATTCCCGATCCGAGCCGCCCCGGGTTCGCGCCGCATCCCCTTATCTGGACTACGCAGCCCCTCCCCCAGAGCAACCGCAACCCTCTGAACATCGACCTCCTGAGGGACATCCTGATTAA
- a CDS encoding aminotransferase class V-fold PLP-dependent enzyme: MTELSNQPLTQTHNQFLAETLQPFRQEFTALATKTYFNYGGQGPLPRAALTAIVNAYETIQRLGPFSRQALLWMAQIEEQLRQTIATALGVAPQTVTLTENVTVGCNIALWGIEWQRGDHIILSDCEHPGVVGAVRELQRRFGVEVSICSFLDTANQRDPIAAVVRLLRPQTRLVVLSHVLWNTGQVIPLAALIAACRAADTSGRLQFLVDAAQSVGMLPLNLSELDVDFYAFTGHKWWCGPEGVGGLYVRPEALVMLSPTFIGWRGIEIDPMAHPSGWKPDGRRFEIATSASPLWAGLRAAIELHPGWGTPQARYHRILELAAYCWQRLQELPTVACLRKTPPESGLVAFQVANVGHEQLVKSLENRGVLVRTIRNPDCVRVSLHYFTLESEIDQLIEVLQEICR; this comes from the coding sequence GTGACCGAACTCAGCAACCAACCCCTAACCCAGACCCACAATCAATTCTTGGCCGAAACGCTCCAACCCTTTCGGCAGGAGTTCACGGCCCTAGCTACCAAAACCTACTTTAACTATGGTGGCCAGGGTCCCCTGCCCCGTGCGGCCCTAACGGCGATTGTTAACGCCTATGAAACGATTCAGCGCCTGGGTCCCTTTTCCCGGCAGGCGCTCCTCTGGATGGCGCAAATCGAGGAGCAATTACGCCAGACGATCGCGACCGCCCTCGGCGTTGCCCCCCAAACCGTTACGCTGACTGAAAATGTCACGGTTGGCTGCAACATTGCCCTGTGGGGAATCGAGTGGCAGCGGGGAGACCATATCATCCTGTCTGACTGTGAACATCCGGGGGTGGTGGGGGCCGTGCGGGAGCTTCAGCGCCGTTTTGGGGTGGAGGTGTCGATCTGTTCGTTCCTAGACACCGCTAACCAGAGGGACCCGATCGCCGCCGTGGTGCGTCTGTTGCGGCCCCAAACCCGGCTAGTGGTCCTGAGCCATGTCCTCTGGAATACGGGGCAGGTGATCCCCCTCGCCGCGCTGATTGCCGCCTGTCGCGCCGCAGATACCTCAGGACGTTTGCAGTTCCTCGTGGATGCGGCCCAGTCGGTGGGCATGTTGCCCCTCAACTTGAGTGAACTGGATGTGGACTTTTATGCCTTCACGGGGCACAAGTGGTGGTGCGGTCCGGAAGGGGTGGGGGGGCTGTATGTGCGGCCTGAAGCCCTGGTGATGCTCAGTCCCACCTTCATTGGCTGGCGTGGCATTGAGATTGACCCAATGGCCCACCCCAGCGGTTGGAAACCTGATGGTCGTCGCTTTGAGATTGCCACGTCGGCCTCTCCCCTCTGGGCAGGGTTACGGGCGGCGATCGAGCTTCATCCCGGTTGGGGCACCCCCCAGGCACGGTATCATCGGATTCTGGAGCTAGCCGCCTACTGCTGGCAGCGGTTGCAGGAACTCCCCACAGTGGCCTGTCTGCGGAAAACCCCGCCCGAATCCGGGTTAGTGGCCTTTCAGGTAGCTAATGTTGGCCATGAGCAATTGGTCAAATCCCTGGAAAACCGGGGGGTCTTGGTGCGCACCATTCGCAACCCTGACTGTGTTCGTGTAAGCCTGCACTACTTTACGTTAGAGTCGGAAATTGATCAGTTGATCGAGGTTCTCCAGGAGATTTGTCGGTAG